A stretch of DNA from Augochlora pura isolate Apur16 chromosome 8, APUR_v2.2.1, whole genome shotgun sequence:
TGCTGATGATGACGATGAACTCGCAGGTACACCTCGATTTTGACCCGATTCATGCAAACGCGACCAAAGCCGGTACCAAGCGGAAGCTGTTCTTAGTATAACGCGACGGGACTTCCATTTCGTACGGCGCCCGTCTTTACCGAACTATTAAATCTTTCGGAGCTGATGTGCCTCGGCTCGGATCGCCGTGCAATATTTATCGGTGTCTTTAACTAATAGGGAAGTTCGGTAGCCcgaaaattctgattttttgGAAACTTTCCAAGTTTGTTAAAAGAAGTTTTAAGCTATTTTATCATCGGCACTAATTCATTTCTTTAGGGTAAAAGCAACCCTTATGTAGAAACTGGTTCCCTATTTACAGTAGCAtgcataattatagactcaCAGTAACGTGGCattgttattgatatttagACAAAACGCTGTATTTGTATGTACCTATTTTCTAGTATctctaatatagaaatatacaaatatagcTTTTTCCAGTTTTTTCTTAAACATCAGTAAAAGTGTAAAAGATATTTTGTGCTTATAATGATTCATAGCACTGTAATTGGCCTCTTTGAGAATCATTCtgtgtatttaaaaaagaaaggagaacaaaatatcatatttgtatatttctacattaaaaataatagacaatagaaatatataaatatgatattttatcaaatattcgtttaaatatcacaataaatgtaaatgttactttgtgtatataattattcatgtCGCAGTAGTAGCTATAAAAAGAtgattacaatgaaaatttgacATTCCTTTATGCTTCTTAAGAAgacattttttgttaaataaaaatattcaccaCTACcgagattttaaaaaattcgaattttcctCTCATTAGAAACCTCTTTATAAGCAAAAGGGTGTATTTTAtacttgtattttaatatgtctATCGAAACCCAGTTTATAATAGAACAATCTAACACTAACTTGTCAATATCAGGaaacttaaaaaaaattcgtatttgtatatttctcttattctataaaatttattttatgtttacttCTATGGAATTTGTATGAAAAGAAATGTTGCACttaggattttatttaaaaactgttcttGTGGAACAGGTTCATATGTGTGCTggaatgttttaaatatgaaaacattTGTCAACTTTCTAGTAATGTGTCATTTATGACTAGAATGTGGATCTTTAtgggaaataagaaattaaataaatgtatttctctttttaataattttaataagccgAAAATAGTGCgacagtattttaaaatgcGTTTAATTTCGtcaaagtttaatattttaccgaTTCATTCTTGTCATACGTgtataaaaactataacttatttattactatgttTTGAGAAGTGTATATCATTTGTTATCATTGATAATAAGTTATGTTCGTTTTGATGTTAAACGTTTGGTGCGTAATAAATGTCAATGTATTACGCATACaaatcgataattatattgataattatataatcgaataattgcattcatatcaataatttcataatcgaataattacgataattattaaaaagtcgaATATAGACACTgtataataaagattataaaagAGGGTTTATAAAAGAAACACAAATAACCCTCcaaaattgcaaatatgtaACATATTTGTACTATCAATTTGagtgtaacaattatttaatataattattcaacaaaagGAAATTTTTTGGTTCGATTTAGTTGGAAAACTTCGTGGTCGAAATGCCTCAAAGCAAAGAACCAGCAAGAAAATCACACGGAAATTGAATGTCGAAACGTAACCAGCTGTACGAAGGTTGAActtgaaaaatgtagaaaaagcTTTTACACGATTCGATCTCAGTAATTCGTTTGCAGGAAGCTGAACATTTCATAGCGATTTTTGCAAAACTTTTTCCCCGTGAAATGGTCCTGTAATCTGGACGTACTTCTATCTGAGTTTCTCGCAGCGCCTTTCTTGACATCTTTTTCAAACGGCTTTAATTTaactaattgtaagaaacagtAATTAGCAAGAACATTAGCTGCACATTTTATGCCGGTTTCGTTTAAATTCCGTGCTCCGGTTAATGTGATCGTTCTTTTAACGAAAAGAAACAGAACGCTTTTTACATGTAACCACCAGTAAAGATATCGACCTTTTCTACCCCGATGTTTAGTTTAATTACTAGTTTCGTTATATTGATAAGAGCTTCACtgaaataactttaatatttcaatgtgaatatctatacaatttaatacgtaaattgcatttaaatatctcaatttcgAAGTGATCGATTTCATGgtatattaaaacgaaaacCCCAAAACCAATCAAGGAAAATTGAGATAATTAAGTCTTTTAAAATTCAGCTGGAAAAAATATCAGTGCGATACcacgtaaataaaatatcggtTTATCAGTACACggttttgatttttatttcctcttaATTAGTCACTTATTACTTGATAGCAGGAGCTTGGTGGTAATTGTGAGTGTTGGTTTGATGTATGCGTCTAGGTTGCATGGTCTATGACTGAGTGAATGATtgggatttttatgcgagtgTCCCATCTAGTACGAATGGTGTGATATGTGCACAAGGAAGGAGGAATAAGGCCCACTTTGTGCCCAGCGGTAGAGAAGACCACAACGAGGTTTGTGAGTGAAATAGCGTGAGTCGCGAATAGAGTTGAgaagatattatatagattagattttagttatattaaaatatattagcaTTATAATCTAAAGAGAAGTcattcataatatttcatccCACTCTACCCACAGTAATGGAAGATACGAACACacgtaatgtataaatataatttaatagttaacaAACGTATTATAAATGCACATTCTAAACTGTCTCGTGTGCACGCCGAATGTGAAGTGGACGTCGCGTGGAAGAGAGACAAAAGACAGCGGGTCCGTCGGTAACATTACTTCataaattttccttcttttatttaaaaattattttttgtcgATCATCGCcactttacaaattttattcaattatcaaaGGTAGTATTTTAATCATAACGTTATACCCATTGTTAACTCGATGCTGAACCAAACAATAGAAGTttgtgattttttattttagttccATACTTGctaataatttgtaaacacaatagtttcaaaatttttataattataataattgctacGCTAtcactgtaataaaatattactttttataatgtatCCAAGAATGTCGAAACAACACATTTCATGTTAATATTGCCaaacaatattgttatatgtataaactattataaatatttcaggagATACAATAAACGCAATTAAATCTCATCTAttgtatagaaaattgatcAACCAAGTACAAAAAGAATAaccataattaataaattatcattttgacAGGTCTTTGCGTTAAAGACTTCAAacaacattaatataattaatattcattttaaattctgcAGTGGTCATGAGAAATTCGAATGGGTCTACTTGAAATcgataattctataatattttacttgataCACCGACAAACAACGCATAACAATAGTTCGAGATTCATCGCTCAAAAAGTTTCCGGAATACCGAATCGTCCGGTTATTTTCGTCGGAATATTTTCCGACTGCCTCGGCCTCTGATCAAAAACAGTCCGCTTCCACTTCTCCATCGCCATTGTATTTCTTGCTCGTTAATCACACTTTTCTTACGGCTATCGCGTTTTGCTTTACAAGTCTGGCAAGCTCATCCCTTCGCGGCAATGTAATTTACAAGCAGAATCACAGCCGGGAAGGACATCTCCCCTGTTCCCAATgctttttatcgattttaatcTCGAAGTACGCGACAAATTTCATTACCCACGGCcagtaattgtttttattaatttcctacAACCGATGGTAATTTCAGAGCATGCGAGTGctttattaactctttgttCCTGTAACTGCTGCTGTAAATTTTCActtatttcacttattttatttatttatatttattttagttatgagaatataagaaattatattaattatgggAACAGACgtacttatttttcaaataatgtacatatttcaatataacaatgaatacTTCGAACACGCATGTGAGACtgtattaacaaattctatttcataCAGCAAACATAGAAGAGAGTGTCACTTTCTctagtatttaaaattcataatatttcattcgatatatagaatcatttattaagttatttattaaataattatccaaTTTATGAGATTATTGTCTGCTTGCTACAATATACATTCATTCTTGGAACCTGGTTGCGACTTGGTGAAAAGTAGGGCATTCGCagatgaaaatgaaatgcGTCTGTACAGACGACTCgtgcttaataaataaacagtatATTTTTACGACGCGTAATGCACACATCTCGGCGGGACACACGTTCATTTAATTCTCGGCCTGTAACGCCGCAGTTTCGTTCTTACATGGCCGCTCGTAAAGTAGCAGGGACTGTTTTGTCGCTTCCCTGGACGTTGTTTCATTCATGAACGCGAGTTTCGACTTCTATTCTGGCCGCGTGTAAATAAAGTTTAAGTGAAAAAGTTtgccaataaatttttacgcgAACGATACCGTGAAATCCCGCTGTCTGCCGCGCAATTTTCATCTCACTAGCGGTGCCATCCGTtgacttttaaaatttatgaacCTCAATTCGTGGCGCCGCGCGTTAAACTCTGGACAAAGGTAGAGCTGCAAGCTACCCCGGCTGCGTTAAGTAAAATAGCCTTACCGGAGAAAATTCTTCTGTGAAGAGATATTTACCCTAATGGGAAAAACTTGTGTCAAATAGCACGATATTAGTGGACGCTGAGGTTATTCGTTGATGGCGAATACACtctaaatgaatataattacagtagaATAGCGTTTGGATAATGGAAAACTGTTGATGAGTTTCGGAATAGGAGAATTGGGAATAGATTTACGAACGTTGCAAACAATTGAAAGACGGGCGAAGCCAAGCACAACCGCTCGTGCTCTGGTTCGCTCTCACTCGTCCGGTAGCCGACCAACTGCATACACCGAGGTACGCGCTCCTCCGCACAAATATTACctaagtatatttattgttaataaataatagttaagtGTAAAAGAATACCTCAGTCATTACGTACACCTACACAACAAATTGGCGACGAGGATGGGATTGAGGTATTAAAAGTACAATACAAAAAGATAAGCTGTGCACGTGTTTCCTGGCGGCGTCCATACTTGTAAGAAGTGCACACGTGCAAAGAATTCTCATTCTTACTTCGGTTCGTTACAAAGTGCTGGGGAAGAAATTCTAGTGTATACAAAATGTCGCAACCGATGATGATGCAAGGTACGTTTAGTATCGATATGTTTGATCCGGCCAGTACGAACTGAAAGAGATGGTTACAACGTTTCGAAGGAGCGATAAAGGTTTTTCAAGTACCGGACGACAAAAAAGTAGCTTATCTGCTACATTACATTGGGACGACAGCATTTGACATGATTTGCGACAAATTGGCCCCTGAAGATCCTTACAACGAATTGTACAATAGTTTAACGGCCAAATTAGAAGAATTCTATTCCCCGAAACCGCTGGAAATCGCAGAGAATTATCGTTTTCACTTACGAAAGCAAGCAGATGGAGAAGGAGTACAGACCTTCGTTGCAGCGTTACATAAGCTAAGTATCAATTGCAACTTtgggaattatttaaaaacggCCTTGAGAAATCAATTCGTTTTTGGGCTGGCCAGTAAACGGGCACAAGCACGCTTATTGGAAACAAAAGATTTAGATTTCGAGAAAGCAATACAAATCGCCGCGTCGATGGAATTGTCGGAAAAGGACGCGACACAACTACAATCTGGAATAGCTAATGTGGATTTCAACAGGGCAGTGCAGACACATGGATCGACAAGGTATAGGAATGTACGTATCGCCAGCAAAGGCGGCGTGGAAGAAGGCGGATGCTCAGTCACGACCTGTGCCATCTAGGTTACCACAGAAGCAGTACCGTTCGCAAACTAACATTGCTTGTTTCAGGTGCGGCGCGAGTCATTTAGCGACAAATTGTACTCTCGATCGAAATGTACGATGTAAAAATTGCGGAATTGCGGGGCATCTGGCCAAAGTGTGTAAAAAGAAAGCAGATACGAAGCAATTGGAGGAAATTCTGCTCGTCGAGCACATAGAGCATCGACGACCTTACATTGTAACAATTGCCGTGGAGAGCGCGCTGGTAGACTTCGAGGTTGACAGCGGAACCGCAGTAACTATAATGAGTAAGCGAACGAGTGAGCAATTGTTTCCGAATAAGAGTTTAAGACGAACtacattgaaattacaaaCATTTTGCAAGACAGTCGTAGACATTGTAGGCATGTACAGTGTTAATGTTACGTACAGAAATAGGACGAAGCGATTGAACATATAGATTTCGAACATAAATAGGAAACCACTCCTAGGCCGAGAATGGATTCGGCAATTAAAGATTCCTTTGGAGGAAACGGTTGCTCACGTATCTACTGAACAGGGAAACCCTGTAGATAAAATTTTGAACGATTACAAATCTAAACTCGATTCGACCAGTTCAAAAATTCGCGGAATTCAAGCGCGTCTAACATTGAAAGAGAATGCAAAACCCATATTTTTGAAATCGCGTACAGTACCATTTCGTTTAGTTCCTTTGgtcgagaaagaaattaatgcgtTAGAAAAAGCaggaattttagaaaaagtcAATGCGTCCGAATGGGCTACACCCATCGTGCCggtattaaagaaaaataatacaattagaATGTGCGGCGATTTTAGCGTTACATTAAACAAACATTTAGTCATCGACGAACATCCACTGCCGATAAGTGATGAACTTTTCGCGGCAATGGCAGGCGgggaaaaattgtcaaaaatcgatataaaaCATGCGTACTTACAAATGGAAATTCATCCCGAAGACCGCGATTTACTGACTTTGAATACACATAAAGGACTGTATCGATGTACAAGATTATTATACGGAATAGCAAGTGCACCTGCGATCTGGCAGCGTCACATTGTTTGAAGGATATTCCTTCCCATTATCCGATTGTAGGAATTTAATCTTGCGACCGGTCtgattttctatataatttttaaattctcg
This window harbors:
- the LOC144474480 gene encoding uncharacterized protein LOC144474480 codes for the protein MSQPMMMQAFDMICDKLAPEDPYNELYNSLTAKLEEFYSPKPLEIAENYRFHLRKQADGEGVQTFVAALHKLSINCNFGNYLKTALRNQFVFGLASKRAQARLLETKDLDFEKAIQIAASMELSEKDATQLQSGIANVDFNRAVQTHGSTRCGASHLATNCTLDRNVRCKNCGIAGHLAKVCKKKADTKQLEEILLVEHIEHRRPYIVTIAVESALVDFEVDSGTAVTIMSREWIRQLKIPLEETVAHVSTEQGNPVDKILNDYKSKLDSTSSKIRGIQARLTLKENAKPIFLKSRTVPFRLVPLVEKEINALEKAGILEKVNASEWATPIVPVLKKNNTIRMCGDFSVTLNKHLVIDEHPLPISDELFAAMAGGEKLSKIDIKHAYLQMEIHPEDRDLLTLNTHKGLYRCTRLLYGIASAPAIWQRHIV